GGCCGCAATGTCGGCATGACCCTGCCGCACATCACCAAAGGTCTCTTTGAAATAGTCGCACTGCACATCTACAATAACGACATCAGCTAAACTCAGAGCGTCATAAGTAAAGGTCGCCATCAGTGTTTTTTTCTGATTAACACAGCGCTCGATCAAGGGCGCCACTTCGGGGTCCTCAGCTTCAACGGGGGCGATGCCTTTATTGATATAGGGAATTTTCCAATAAGATCGGGTCGACGGACGTTGCATGCCGATAACAAACTTGTTGGAATTGCCATCCGCATCAACCGAGTCGGCCACAACGCCGGCCATCACAGCACCGACAAAACCGACTCCCATGACCACAACAATTTCCTTTCCCTGTAGTCGCTGCTCGTTAACAATACGCTGGAGATGCTTTGCTTCTTTTTGAAAGTCTTTCTCCTGGGGTAATTCAAAAACTTCACCCCGCGGGCAAATCGAAACCGATCCCCTGGGGTTAACATCCGGCTCATTTTTTGAAACCTGCATACATGTTCTCCATTCTCATTGGCAAATGCCAAAATTTTGGGGGTATTTCAACATATTATCTATTTTTGAAGATTTTAGCATAAGCTTCACATAAAGCAAAGATAAATTGCGATGGCAGCTGTTCTTTATTCCGCTGACCTCCAATTAAAATAAATATAATTTCAATTACTTAAAGGAGCCAAACACTTTTTGGTATTGAAAGACGGCCCAAGTTATGATCTAATGGGGACAGTGGTTTCAAAATGTCAGAAATCTGTCAGCGCTTATATGATCAAGAAAGGAGCCGAGTTTAATGGCACGCATACTGATAATCGATGATGAATCCCAAATCCGATCGATGCTTCGATTAATGCTGGAACGGGTTGGATATGAAGTGATGGAAGCTGCCGACGGCATGGAAGGGATCAGGCAATACCGCGATAACCCTGCTGATCTGATCATCACTGATTTGATAATGCCCAATAAGGACGGCATTGGTATGATCATCGAACTCAAAAAAGAGTTTCCTGCAGTAAAGATAATCGCCATGTCCGGAGGCGGTGTGAACCGTCCTGAAGGCTATCTGGATGGTGCTAAAAAACTGGGCGCCACGCGCACACTGACAAAACCCATCGATCGAGATGAAATGCTGTCTGCCGTAAAGGACATCCTAAAAGAAGATACCGCATCGGCTGAACCCGTCATTGAATAACTTTATCTTATTTAAAAGACAGGCAAACTGCCGTACCATCATCACCTACATTAAAAATTGCGGTAAATATTTCAGACGAATATCAAATATGGTTGCCGGGGTCGACAGGGGGTAAATTTCCACCCGACAACCCACCCGCACCATTCCAGCCCTTAGAATATCTGACAACAATTTTGTTGCCTTTACAAAATTTTCCAGATTATACTACACCCAGTTGCGAAGTTGGATATCTCAAACTGTATCTGCTGCGACATTGGAGGAAAATAAGACGTGCATAAATGGGCCTTCACTATTTGCCTCATCATCCTGATGCCGTATCCAGGAAAAGCCGATATTATCTATTTTAAAGATGGGATGAAAACGGTCTGCCAGGAAAAAGCCTGGATGGAAAACCAGGAAGTCAAATGTGAATATGAAGGCACGGTATTAATTTATCAAAAGGAAGATGTTTTACGCATCCAGAAAATTAGAACCACAAAACAACCCGAATCGCCTCCAGCGCAAACGAAAACCACTGAAAATAAAAAGCCAGATGCACAAACGGCAAAACATCCCCCTGAGATCAAGCCACCCGTATCACAGCAGAAACCGACAGTGGTGAATAAATCCCCTCCCCCTTCTGCTGCACCCGCTGGTGGATCCGATGCAAAGGGGATCGAATTCTACAATCCGAGAAGACCCCAAAAGTACTGGGCCAGCGCATCATCTAAGCATCAAACATTTAATGCGGCCATCGGTGCTCTGGCCAAGCAATATGGACGCAGCCCGGAGTGGGTTAAGCAACAAATGGGAGAAACCAACGAACTCGAGGAGATTCATCGAAACCTATCCCGTGCTAAGCTTACGGTACCGGCTGAAACTAAAGCTGTGCCTGTAAAGCCGATATCTGAAACGCTTTTTTACAACCCGCGGCGAGCCAACAAATATTGGTCGAGTCCGACAGCGAAGCATAAAACCTATAAGCAGGCAATTGCGGCATTAGCCGCTCAATATGAACGACCTCAGGAGTGGATTCAGCAATATATGGGCGAATCGAACAATCTGGACGAAATCCATCAAAATTTAAAAAAACAGAAATTATCGGAAACATCGCCCTAGCGAAGACCACGATGATTATTGAGGCATGAATTAACAGACGAATATCGCACCAATTTATTTTCTTGATGGATGTCACTCTTTGCTGATCAAAGATTTCAAGCGAATTTGGTCCGGATGCCAAATATTGACAATTTAGCTATTTTCTTGTAGGATTTGATTAAATTATATTGTAAATTTGACCATTTAGAAAACATTGAGATATCGTTTTTCGCAGCAGCATTCGGCGGTTGCGATCGATTTGAAAGGGTCAGCTTTTATGATTTCAATTAATCGCGATGTGGTGGCA
This genomic stretch from Desulfobacterales bacterium harbors:
- a CDS encoding response regulator; this translates as MARILIIDDESQIRSMLRLMLERVGYEVMEAADGMEGIRQYRDNPADLIITDLIMPNKDGIGMIIELKKEFPAVKIIAMSGGGVNRPEGYLDGAKKLGATRTLTKPIDRDEMLSAVKDILKEDTASAEPVIE